The genomic stretch AAGGAGTGCCAATTGTGCAGTGCGGATATAGAACCAACGTCGGAACAAGTAAAATAAATGCCCATTGCCTATTGGAAGAAACTAGATTTCCTGCCACATCCGCGCGTTGCCAACCCATTCTATTCATCActgtttgttttgttattgtGTTATTGGGTTACTCTTAATCTTGACGACAAATTTGGTTTTGCAATGATCTGTGGATTCTTGGTATTTTTTATAGTGATTCAATCATGCTTGTTAGTACACAtacaaaatttcaatttggtTTCTTTGGTTTTTGGTACGGCATCCCGAACTGAACCAGCCCAGTCAAAACTATttcataaaaatttaccaaacaccacTTTTTTTAGCTGTAAAGCATTTTTACAACTATAGTTTACCAAGCACTTCTTTATTTTCACAACACAACATAAGCAGTTTCTTTTCAAAGCACGTCAATACCGAACTAAACCCTAAATATTGACCCACATAGCTCTGAAAAAAGTATGTAACAAGAACGAATCAACCTCAACTCGTAGGTCTTAACACTCGgttcttttaaatatttataacCCGAACAAGGAGGATTACAATATCATAATATGCATCAACAAATCAAAGCATTGGTGTACTTACAGTTTTACAGTGTCTATCTGCATTGAGTCGCATTGTAATGTTCGATGAAAAGCACAAATATGCATGATAACATCAAATTAACAAAGGTACCTAGAAGGTGAAACCAGGGCGACCCAACTCGAACTGTATTGACAAAAGGGCTTTTTACCTGGGTAGGGTTTCCGGGGCATCCAACTTCCACTTCTGTATCGCGTCTTTATTGCAAACTGCTTTAGAGAGACAGCCCCCAAACTGTTGCAGCTTTCCTCAAACATAATACACTTTTAAAACAAATTCCACCCCAAGCGCGTGACAAATGTATAcggtttttcaaatttacagtGGACCAGAAATTGAGAGAGGCTGCTGCTAATACTGTACTCTCTCATCATTATTAAAATGCAGGCTCTCAATACCCTTGAGAGTGGATTCTAAGTTCTTTGCGTTTGAAATGTTTCTTCCTGATGATGCACGGTTGTTCTCTGAAGGCACAACCGGTGAACTTCTTTGGCCACTAGAAATTTTACCTAGTGTTCCGGGGCTTAATTCTGTGGCTTGAGGGCGAGAGGGATCAGCTTCACTGCCAACAAGCACAGCATCCCGACTGCTAGACACTGCAGCCCTCCTCGACGGTCCACTTGACCGCAGGAAATTAGAACTTGATAACTGCATGACCCAAGTAAAATGAATGGAATAAATTAATCCAAAAATGTACAAACCCAAATAACAATGAATAAAACGATATCTGTAGAACTGAGAGAATCTTGTCAAACTAGATAATCGAAATTAACCAAACAGGATGAAAGTTTAATGAATCAAGATTTAAACAGAAACGCATTACCATTGCATCTTTAGAAAGAGATCGATCATTTGCAGCAGGACTTTTTTGTCTGGAGATGTTTCCAGAATTTAGAATCGGTCCAGAGTTTCTCCTACGAGAAGGATCTAACAATGACCAACCGGTTGGTCTACCTTCCTCACCACCTGCAAAAAGTTAAGAACAAAAGGTGAACAAACAAATACTAGAATAAAATATAACAAGAAACACTTCAAGGAGATCGGGAGAACACTTATAACAGCCATATAACACAACCCAAAAGATGCAGCAAAACAAGTATGTCACTGCACTTTCAAGGTACTAAACTAGGTAAACAGGGAGACATGAAACAGAGTTTTGGCATCCAGATGAATTGCTgctatgcagaaaatgaaacgAATGGCATAATTACCAGATTGTCTTTCGGCATTTGCCACAGTCGGAGGCAAGCCAGAGCTCGGACCAGCATTAGAACCCTATTCAATATAAAGTAATGTCAGATAAATGCATGCACTAAAATGCACTGAAAAATGTACTGTTACAGCACTTACAAGAGGCCGAGTAGGAGGTGTGGCAATCTGTGACTGCTGATATTTCAAGATAGTCCAATCAAAGATGTAATCAAACTGAAAACCTGAAGAAAGAAGACAACCATGTCAGTAGGCATGGTTAACGACCTAACATCAATAGAGTTGCTGCAACCTATCAAAGAACAATTTCAAACCTTCTCGAATAAAAAGATCACGAAAGAGTCTCTTCAGATAAGCATAATCTGGTTTATCATCAAACCTCAGAGACCTACAGTAATGGAAGTATGACGCAAACTCTGTTGGATACCCACGGCATAATGCCTACGAAAGAATTAAGAGAAAAACCAGTGAATATTCCCTAATGAATAAAATTCTATACCATCTTatgtctttataaaaaaaaaatatactaacAAAGAATTGTAATCATTATATTTCAGCTTACCTCGATAGAAGTTGACACTTTTTTTTCACTGATCTTCTCATACTTTTGCTTTTTCGTTCCTGCTTTCAGTCCCTGCCAAGGAAGACTTAAGAAGGAGAACAAATGGTCATAAAACAATAGAACAtgcaaatacacacacacacacacacacacacacatatgacAATGGCAGGCACAATAATTACCTTCCTCGTAGAAAGTACATAAGCACATATCCAAGTGATTCTAAATCATCCCTGCGGCTTTGTTCTATGCAGCATAAAATTAACATGATCAGACTAACATAGCGGAAGAAGGGAAAAAGTTacgggagagggagggagagagagagagagagagggagagagaggcaAAGAGAGCTTACCAATGCCAAGGTGGGTATTCATGCTTGCATATCTTGCAGTACCAGTCAAATTCTTATTTTCTCTGTAGTTAAACAATTACCAAATCAATTTTAGTTTACCACTTCATATATGTTATCTATTACAAGCATACTTTATTTTTCACAGAAACACCTAACATAAAAAGGCTAAGAAAGATATGAATTGTAATAACAGTACTGAACTGGGGCAGTTCCCAAAATGAAAAGACGAATTGATCACAATATACAGAATAAATTGCATGCAAGCAATATCCTGTGGTTTTCTTCCCAAATCATTTATATGTGGTCTAGATACTGACCAACTCCATCCCTCCTTCCCTTTGGATTGTTAAAACAGACACCAGAAACCAAAAGAAAGTAATATTATAAGTCCCCTAAAATATAATTAGTCAAAGACTACCATTATTTAAAATGCTTAACTAAACTTCAGTACTCTAGACCAGAGTCACTAGACGAAATTAAATGACATTAGAACACAGTCCCTACACCTAGTTTATTCTATCTAATGGTGCTATCCATACATCCCTTATCAGTATATGGACAGCTATCTCTCGAGCACAAGTTTAGGTTCGGCCTCAATGGGAAAATAAAACGGAGCACCTAACAACGTATCTTCAGACCAAGAACTCTTCAAAATGATAATCCACTGATGTTACAGCGGACATCTATTGCAACAAGAGTTAAAAACAGACACAACAAAGAGCAACCACTTACGAGAATAGGGTAGAAATCTTGATACacattttacttttaaaaataggAACAAGAAGAACAGAACTAACAGCATTTCATATTTGAGGTCAGCTATGTAACTAAGTAAGATAAACAAAGAATCAATTATTAAATAATCCAAACAAACCAACCTGTAAGGAATATGCTGATGAGTCGAAGTGTCTCTATACTTCTTAGCGAGACCAAAGTCAATGACGTAAATCTACATGAAAGAAGAGATTTTTAAtgcatttatatataaataaaaaaaacacataatcaAAACCAAAGTTTCAGAGTGAGTCACAgaataaggaaaaaaacaaatttaaacagAAAGTTCCAAAAACCTGATTTGCTCGTCGACCCAAGCCCATTAGGAAATTGTCTGGTTTGATATCACGATGTAGAAATGACTTGGAATGAACAAACTCCACTCGATTGATCTGACACAGGTTCCAAGACTCAGATGAACAAACTGCAAGGAAGATTAGATTCTAGAAGAAAATGAATCTGTGAAAAGAATCCTACCATTTGATCTGCAAGCATGAGAACAGTCTTAAGAGACAATTTCCTACTGCAAAAGTTGAACAAATCTTCAAGACTAGGTCCCAGTAAATCCATCACAAGAACATTGTACTCTCCTTCAGTGCCAAACCATCTCACATTTGGAACTCCAGCTGCGAAAATTGTATATAGTAGCCAGTTCAGAAAGATACATGCCAGACCTTGCAAAATATTGAAAAGCAACACTAATAGTGGTAAAGGCCATTACTTCCTCCCTGTAGTATTTTATACAGCTTTGATTCATACAACAATTGCGGATGCTTTGTTTTGACATTTTCCTGAGAAAAAGAAGTACAATGAAATTTAAGCAAATTAAACGTATAAATTGGCAAATTCATccaaatatacacacacacacaaaacgaTGATCATAACCAGATTTCTAACATTTATCCTCACAACACAGTTCAAGGAATCAAACGGTAGCAGTCTAAGCATCAATGAGAAACACTACATTCACAAAGACTTgctaaagaaaagaaataaattcaAACATAACTTTTGTCATGCATAGAAGACACTGAAAGCATTCGAAAGTCAGGTTCACTAGGGCCACATCACTGTAGACTAGCAACGACCCAGAATTGTCAATAGTTACAGTGTAGACACTCCAAGATCTACCAAGCGAACAGGAATTGACGCCAAAGTATCAAACAAACTACTCCACTTGCGTCACCCAACACAGTGAACCAACATGCCCAAACAACACTCAACCATATAAATCACATTCtgctttttcaaattttcattttccagTATCACCCAATTTCAACCACCCACAACATGGGAGATGGATTACTTCAAATGCAAAGAACATAAAGGATACTAGGTTCAGTTTCAACCTTGAACGTCATGACTCATGCCTCAATTGAAATCCCCTCCTCACATTTACTAAAGCGATACACAGTTGAAGAGCCCCCAAAGTCTCAATTATGCATTACAAGCGACCCAAATTTCCATTTCTACAGCACTCATCCTAACATAGCCTATTTCTACACGGCATGATCATcagctagcaataatataaaTGCATAATTGATCATAGTTTGGAGGTCAATTCGGCAAAAAGATTATTAATACAGCATAAATATCcaagaaaaactaataatttCTTAATGCTGCATAAAAACATTTAATTCCAAGAAAATGTGTGAATTAAAACCGAACTTACGAGCTTAATCGCAACCTCCTCATTTGTCTGAATATTAGTACCTGAAAATGAAAacccaaacaaaaaatattaataaataaataaaattgaaagaataaaaaatcagaaaacacCAAGAAGGTGAAGAAAATAACCTAGGTAGATCTCTCCGAACGATCCGCTACCGATCTTCCGGCCAAGTCGAAACCTTCCGCCGACCCGCGGCTCCATTGCCATCCCCAAAACGCAAAACGATCACAGAGAAACCCTAGCCctaaatcaaaaccctaaaaaaatccCTAAAAAGAAAGGAGGATTTGGGGGTCGGACGAGGCCTTGACCAAGCCTTAGTCCTTGGAGAGGAGTTAGATAAAAACAGCTGCTTGAAGGAAAGTTGAGAAGTGGGTGGGGGCAGGGATGCGTAGGGGTACAAGTGGAAAATCGGATGACTTTATCTCTCTACAAAGTCTAGGgttagagtgagagagagaaaagaagacGACCATGAGAGAATACGTTATAACATTTTAAACTCTTCCATCCAACCGAAAAATATTTGGCTGTTCAAAAAATGAATCGAACTTTCTACACAGAATTGTTTGCTGCTAATTTATAAGATTTTATAGTTATTTTTAAAatcgtttatattataaattactcTACAAAGATCTAATCCgtagaaaatcaattaaaaccaAGGTCGTTCAACTatcaaattgtataaaaacaaacTAATAGAATTGGTAAAAGTATTACGAACCATCTATGTAATTGATATAACAGATTAACTAATggccttagttttaattcactttttGCACAGATGATATTTACATAGTGGTTCATAATATGAACTATTATGATCATAAACGCAAAACTCTATGATCCGAACATGAAGAgttttgagtaggaattcataCTCATCATTGAGTAACCAAGCATTGTTTCATCCAATCAAAGCGGTATTTTTTTCCTACGGCCTTGATATGACGTGCTTCCCTTCTTTTCGTTTTTGGGCAATTAACTGCCAGACGACGTCGTCTCTGTTGCTTTGAGAAACTAATAGCCACTTTGCGTGAAGGAATATACACTTAGAATAGGCATAGGTTTGACAATTTCTTAAACGAGATGTTAATTCGACACGAAACGACACAAAATATAACAGATTTTTCGTCAACATGTTAACAAGTTGAGTCATTATTAGGTCACCCATTAAAAACCAATTAACGGATTGGGTCACTTCCGTAAAGATAACACCCAGAGGATTATAGTGAAGGAAGAAGCCAGTCATCGAATGTCCGCACTGATGGGTCTAAGTCTCCAAATAACACCACAATGTCCCTGAATCTCATTGATAACAAGTTTGAATCACCCTCTATATAAATCTGAAGGAGGCCCTTTTGTTTTGCACAATTGAAGAACTTCTCTCAAAGCCATAACTTCCGTCACATGGATAGTAACTTCACCAAGGTTCAAAGCATCAACAATGATAGGCTAGCCCTTATAGTCTCTTATCACAAAACATGATGCCACATTATTCCAAACCACGGATTCATCAAAGTAATCTTCACAAAAGGGGCTCGAGTGGTACCATTATATCACCTCATTAGGCTTGATTGTCTTCTTTCTTGACATCCTTAGCATTAATGATACGCAGAAGAAATCCACACCTACAATAGTAAAGAGCAAAAAAAGGAGCAAGGCTAGGCTTCACAATTCAGAGAATTAACCAGTTTCGGTTATTCCAAATTTACCAACAGATTAAAAAAGCTTTGATAAGAGGAGAAAGTTCAGTAGCTTCAGAGTTTGGCAGTGATTCTCAGTGGCGGAGCCAAGACTTTTCAGTGAAGAGGATGCaacctaaaataatcccaaaaattttagaggcgacacgtggacatTTGCCCAAGAAAGAtaagattgccctcaataaataGGCAGGTTCCTCAGATACTCCCACGCTCAACTCACACCCCTAAAGGTCCCAGGAGTTGAATAACATCTTAGAAGATTTCACAAAGCCCTTATCGCTCAATCCCATACAGGCCCAAACCAAGGAGCCAAGGCCTACCTAGCGCGCAACGCAGACCCAAGGCCAACTGCCACATGCGTGAGCCCAATGTGTCCACACGCACGACCCATCCATCCAGCCGAGTTTGCCCGTCTCGTGACCCGCTGATGAGGtgatattataccatatattttaccctattcttagttataatttattggttattttggtagaattttgatactttgttttatattttcaatatgggacattcgacttcctctagaGCAAAAAGTAgccaaatggatgaattttggagtgattctaattggaggatgttcgtgagtctttcaagatgattgtatcaaagtgtcagatttttttaacaagccgtttgaccgtggcGATGAAATTAAGGCCCAGCGTGCAGCTTTCCCAAATTGAAGTTTTTAgatgttttgggtattttggaggtcaaaatgacatattttgaggaagattccttctaaAGAATTGTAGGGGACGTCTCAAGTTTTAAAAAGAGACCTTTTGGAATCAAATCAGAGTTGATTTGGTTAGTCAAAAGTCTAATGTTCTAAGAACTccaaattttagttcaaataaGAAACCTTTTActttctattttattattttattatgcttCCTAgtcttattctaagaccttttacggttttattttgtagtagtataaataaggctttttagcaaTTAGGTAGAAGGAGGGGGGAGAGAACGCACGCACCACTTTGAGAGCTTTTGGaagattcaagtttattttcaaggcgttttctatccatgtttttaataaaattttgttttatgattctTTGCACCTAGTTTCGTTTGCTCATCTTAAGGGgtatatggtttttcaaaaggatttcacaaaacttaatgagtcttgcatgttcacattcgatctgaacgccacggacgggttgcatgttagatatacgttatatattggaggttccaagtagggcatactttaggaaaacctaaccttcaaaatatgcatgtgtaattcataagtaattggaaaaACTACgcaggattgttaaggtgacggtggaaccctagtgcttaaatagattttcaaaactattttcttttattttctttactttcccaatttatttaattgtttttaattaaattcgtttttaatattttaggttataaaatcactttttttctaaactttgttttcaaataattaattaaaatttggtatttacataaatcattcattcaatccctgtggagaacgaccttgcttgagctgctatactacGACAAACCtatactcttgcaagtattttgtgtgattttaaccTCTTTGTTTAGGTACCTAAAAATCTTATCACCCTCTCCAACGATCCGACCCAAGGCCACCTCCGGCGATCCAGATTCTGACCATCGGTCCCGCGATTGATCCAAGTTATTTTCACTCCACTTTTCTGCTAGGATGCTTGCTCCGAGCTTAAGCTTTGTACCTGTAGTCCACTACACTTCCCCCACACATGAAGATGCCTATTATCCAgactcttccaatccaaatggcgagCACCACATGCCCCAGCAAGTCACCAATTTGACGAGCACCCTCGTGCAACAAACCACCTTGGTGAACCAGTTCTTTGAGCGTATCGAGACACAATATGCCCTCGACAAAGTATCCCGAAGCAAGACGAGGGCAGAAGAACGTGATTCATTCCAATGACGTCTCGGCAGAGAGCCGTTTAGCCCACCACGAACCGTGCGTTCGGGTAGTGTGCACTCTTATTTGGGCCTTCAGAAAAACGTCTTTTCCCCCTAGATGCGTAGAGAAACGTTCATTCCCGACTTAGCTCGTGAGTCAATCTGCATTCGAGGTTAGGTCCACACTCTAATGAGCATTCAGGACATTCCAAGCGAAGCGTCCACATGAGGCTAGGCCTACAAGGAGATCCTCTTACGAGGCATCGGAGTAGTCAGCCACATTGCGGACCGAGGACAGCACGAGAGCAGTCCAGCTCAAGTTCCACTGGCAGCCTCCACCAAATGCAATGGCGAGCAGCACAGAATAAACCACGTGCATCGCGACCACAACACAAACGAGCAGGACATGCCGAAGAGCAACATGGACCAACAGGTTAACACTGGAGGCTTCGCTACCCCCACCAAGTGCAAATCCAAGAGGAAGTACAAAGGCTCGTAGCAAAACAGCCACGCAGATTCCAATGCATTAATACTACCGACGATGCCCTTCGTAGAGACGTGACCAACATGAGCAAGTCACCATTTACAAACGAGATTAAGCATATGGAGCCACCGTGGAAGTTCAACCCGTCGCATTTCACCTTGTTCAAAAGAGATGAAGATTCGGACAAGCACTTGCTGCACTACCAAAACGCCATGACCCTCTACTACATCAATGATGCTCTCATATGCAAAATCTTTACCACGGCGTTCCAAGGCGAGGCACAAGATTGGTTCCACAGCCTGCCGCCACATTTAATCTGGAACTTCAACGAACTTTCCTTGGTCTTCACTAAGGAATATTTGTCCTACTGCTTgatcaagaagaagtctgaCCACCTCTTCAACATGAAGAATGACCCAAATGAGTCACTTCGCACATACATCAAGAGGTTCAAGGCGGAGAAGAGAAAGATCATCGGATGTAATGACAACATTGCATGCTTAGCTTTCCGAAAATGGCTCATAATAGATCACCCACTTTTTGGTGAACTGATTATGGGACAGAACTTAACCCTGGTAGATTCTTATGTTTTGGCAGAAAAGCACTCCCTCTGCTTATGGATAAGGCCAAGCGCTCCCAGAAACCGCTTGAGCAACCACAACCCAAGACATACACCAAGTTCTTAGTACCAATCAACCAGATCCTTCGCAACCTTAGGGACAAGCCATGGTTCAAGATGCCACAACCCATGAAGGGAAACACCTCTAAGATGGACCAAACAAAGTATTACACATTCCACAAAGGTCTAGGGCACCCAACAAACGACCACACCACATGGATGAAGTACCTTGAAAAGCTCGTGAAGAAAGGCAAGTGCGACCAGTATGTCGACAGGCCAACCCAAGGCAAGAAGCAGACGCCGAAGCCGAACCCTCAACCAAGACTATCAAAATCAACAGAATCTTTGCCGAATTTGAGCATTTAGGAGCCACCAACAAGTCCAATAGGAGGAAGATCTAGTAGGCGAGATCAGTCTTTCAGGTTCAAGTTGTAGATGATATACCTGGACCAATCGTCAGCTTTATCGAGCAGGACGTTGAGGGAGTAGACTTTCCCCACGACGACACTTTGGTGATTTCTACTTAATTGGCCTACGCCATCGTTGACAGAATTATGGTGAACAACGACAGCTTAGTCAATATCCTACAACTATCAGTCATCCAGAAGATGAGTCTAGAAAGCATGATCAAACCCAAGGCAGAGATCTTGACCGAATTCAACGGACTTACCTCAAATTTCATTAGAACAATCACTCTCGACATAATTAGCCCTCCAATTGTCTCATCGTAGACCTTCATGATCGTCAGTGCCCCATCTTCCCATAATGAGATATTGGGTCGACCTTGGCTAGTGAAAATTAGAGTTATAACATCGATCGAGTATTAGAAAATTCGATTTCGCATCCCAGGAGGAGTAGTCGGAGAGATCAAAGGTGACCAGGCCATGTCTTAGCGATACACTATATAAGTTTTCAAGGAGTTGAAGAAGAAGTTTTTCACCCTAGCAGTAGCAGCTGAAGTGTAAAAAGACGATTCTACCTTCGCCAAA from Pyrus communis chromosome 7, drPyrComm1.1, whole genome shotgun sequence encodes the following:
- the LOC137739210 gene encoding casein kinase 1-like protein 2 — protein: MAMEPRVGGRFRLGRKIGSGSFGEIYLGTNIQTNEEVAIKLENVKTKHPQLLYESKLYKILQGGTGVPNVRWFGTEGEYNVLVMDLLGPSLEDLFNFCSRKLSLKTVLMLADQMINRVEFVHSKSFLHRDIKPDNFLMGLGRRANQIYVIDFGLAKKYRDTSTHQHIPYRENKNLTGTARYASMNTHLGIEQSRRDDLESLGYVLMYFLRGSLPWQGLKAGTKKQKYEKISEKKVSTSIEALCRGYPTEFASYFHYCRSLRFDDKPDYAYLKRLFRDLFIREGFQFDYIFDWTILKYQQSQIATPPTRPLGSNAGPSSGLPPTVANAERQSGGEEGRPTGWSLLDPSRRRNSGPILNSGNISRQKSPAANDRSLSKDAMLSSSNFLRSSGPSRRAAVSSSRDAVLVGSEADPSRPQATELSPGTLGKISSGQRSSPVVPSENNRASSGRNISNAKNLESTLKGIESLHFNNDERVQY
- the LOC137740577 gene encoding uncharacterized protein; its protein translation is MSKSPFTNEIKHMEPPWKFNPSHFTLFKRDEDSDKHLLHYQNAMTLYYINDALICKIFTTAFQGEAQDWFHSLPPHLIWNFNELSLVFTKEYLSYCLIKKKSDHLFNMKNDPNESLRTYIKRFKAEKRKIIGCNDNIACLAFRKWLIIDHPLFGELIMGQNLTLQASQEDGIKVNNALADESGWKPEKNVKHIILDPHQPEKTARIGSGLSPKKKGELMVFLRENHDVFAWSPSDMPDIDPTITC